One Thermicanus aegyptius DSM 12793 DNA segment encodes these proteins:
- a CDS encoding heavy metal translocating P-type ATPase encodes MTEGTKRITLNITGMTCATCATRVEKNLGKIEGVSLSNVNLASEKATVVYDPAKTNLEALIQQVQKTGYGVLEEKVDLIITGMTCAACANRVEKALKKVDGVLRANVNLASEKASVTFIPAQTQISQLVAAVEKAGYGAKPAADVSPRTEEEEREKRYRREFNAFLFGAIISIPFLLQMISDFSGYSFFMMPGPLQWVLATLVQFTIGWRFIRGAYNALRGGSANMDVLVALGTLAAYLYSTVLLFLNIRHGLYFEASVVVITLIILGKLLEAKAKGRTSNAIKKLMGLKAKTAHLVRNGETVEIPIEEVKVGDLLLVKAGEKVPVDGEIVEGRTSIDESMLTGESLPVEKGVGDPVTGATLNKHGSFTMKATRVGSETALAQIIRMVEEAQGSKAPIQSLADAISGVFVPIVIGIALVTFLLTYFFVDFNAALISAVAVLVIACPCALGLATPTAIMVGTGKGAEHGILIRSAEHLQLLKEVNAVVLDKTGTITKGKPEVTELFAADGEEEELLRRVASAEQGSEHPLGEAILERAREKNISLYQLTNFEAIPGYGIRATINDEELFVGNKKLMDREEIPYRPHLSRIEELEGKGNTVMMAGKKGIFLGYVAVADTVKETSAQAIQELKKMGIQVIMITGDNARTAKAIGDEVGVDRILAEVLPEHKALEVEKLKKEGKRVAMVGDGINDAPALAAADVGIAIGTGTDVAMEAAPITLMRGDLLSIVESIQLSRATMRKIYQNFFWAFGYNVVLIPVAAFGLLNPVLAGAAMAMSSVSVVTNTLFLNRWKPRHQGA; translated from the coding sequence ATGACTGAGGGAACCAAGCGCATCACCCTCAACATTACCGGCATGACCTGCGCCACGTGCGCGACCCGCGTAGAAAAAAATCTCGGGAAGATCGAAGGGGTCTCCCTGTCTAATGTAAACTTGGCCAGCGAGAAAGCGACGGTGGTTTATGATCCCGCCAAAACCAACCTGGAGGCTCTCATCCAGCAGGTGCAAAAGACGGGATACGGTGTGTTGGAAGAGAAAGTGGATCTCATCATTACGGGGATGACCTGCGCGGCGTGTGCCAATCGCGTGGAGAAGGCACTGAAGAAGGTGGACGGCGTCTTACGTGCCAATGTAAATTTGGCCAGCGAAAAGGCGAGCGTTACCTTCATCCCGGCCCAGACCCAGATCAGCCAACTTGTGGCCGCCGTAGAAAAAGCGGGATATGGAGCAAAACCTGCCGCAGACGTCTCTCCCCGAACGGAAGAAGAGGAACGGGAAAAGCGGTATCGGAGAGAGTTTAATGCTTTCCTCTTCGGCGCCATCATCTCTATTCCCTTCCTCCTTCAGATGATCAGCGATTTCTCGGGATATTCCTTTTTTATGATGCCGGGCCCACTTCAGTGGGTCCTCGCCACCTTGGTTCAGTTTACCATCGGTTGGCGCTTCATCCGAGGGGCTTACAATGCTCTTCGGGGAGGAAGCGCCAATATGGATGTGCTGGTGGCGTTGGGAACCCTGGCCGCTTATCTTTACAGCACCGTTCTTCTTTTCCTCAATATTCGCCATGGGCTCTATTTTGAGGCCTCGGTCGTGGTGATCACCCTGATTATCTTAGGAAAATTGCTGGAAGCCAAAGCAAAGGGAAGAACCTCCAACGCGATCAAGAAACTGATGGGCCTCAAAGCGAAGACGGCACACCTGGTACGAAATGGTGAAACCGTGGAGATTCCCATCGAGGAAGTGAAGGTGGGAGATCTCCTCCTGGTGAAAGCGGGGGAAAAGGTGCCCGTGGACGGGGAGATCGTTGAGGGCAGGACCTCCATCGACGAATCGATGCTCACCGGGGAAAGCCTCCCCGTGGAGAAAGGAGTGGGCGATCCCGTCACCGGGGCTACCTTAAATAAACATGGCTCCTTCACGATGAAAGCAACCAGGGTGGGGAGCGAGACGGCCCTCGCCCAGATCATCCGCATGGTGGAAGAAGCGCAAGGGTCAAAAGCGCCGATTCAGAGCCTGGCGGATGCCATTTCCGGCGTTTTCGTCCCCATCGTGATCGGCATCGCCCTTGTTACGTTTCTCCTCACCTATTTCTTCGTCGATTTTAATGCGGCGCTGATCAGCGCCGTGGCCGTACTCGTCATCGCCTGCCCATGCGCCCTGGGGCTGGCCACGCCTACCGCCATCATGGTGGGGACGGGAAAGGGGGCGGAACATGGGATCCTGATCCGCAGCGCAGAACACCTGCAGCTGTTAAAAGAGGTGAATGCGGTCGTTCTCGACAAGACGGGAACCATCACGAAAGGTAAACCGGAGGTGACGGAGCTCTTTGCCGCCGACGGTGAAGAAGAGGAGCTTCTCCGCCGAGTGGCAAGCGCCGAGCAGGGTTCGGAACACCCCCTGGGAGAGGCGATCCTGGAACGGGCCCGGGAGAAAAATATTTCCCTCTATCAATTGACCAATTTCGAGGCGATTCCCGGCTATGGGATCCGTGCAACCATAAATGATGAAGAACTCTTTGTGGGAAATAAAAAACTGATGGATCGGGAAGAAATCCCCTACAGACCCCATCTTTCCCGAATAGAGGAATTGGAGGGGAAGGGAAATACGGTCATGATGGCGGGGAAGAAAGGAATCTTCCTGGGATATGTGGCTGTGGCGGATACGGTGAAGGAAACCTCCGCGCAAGCCATACAGGAATTAAAAAAGATGGGGATTCAGGTCATCATGATCACCGGGGATAATGCCCGCACGGCGAAGGCGATCGGGGATGAAGTGGGTGTGGATCGCATTCTGGCGGAGGTATTGCCGGAACACAAAGCCCTGGAAGTGGAGAAGCTGAAGAAGGAGGGGAAGAGGGTGGCGATGGTGGGAGACGGAATTAACGATGCCCCTGCCCTGGCCGCCGCCGATGTAGGGATCGCCATCGGAACGGGGACCGATGTGGCGATGGAGGCCGCCCCCATCACCCTGATGCGGGGAGACCTGCTTTCCATCGTGGAGAGCATCCAGCTTTCCCGGGCCACCATGAGGAAAATCTACCAGAACTTTTTCTGGGCGTTCGGATATAATGTGGTCCTTATCCCCGTGGCCGCTTTCGGTCTCTTAAACCCTGTCCTGGCCGGGGCGGCCATGGCTATGAGCTCCGTTTCGGTCGTGACCAACACCCTCTTCCTGAACCGTTGGAAACCTCGTCATCAAGGAGCATAA
- a CDS encoding PaaI family thioesterase: MIQQPLDEFYQFKREKMEEDRFRITMSATDLMRNSFGAIHGGVISTLIDSAMCNAAAGADELGKQLAVTVEMKINFLRPAFGNEYTADALVVSRGNRLIYTECKVVDENGELVATASGTYYRRKK; the protein is encoded by the coding sequence ATGATCCAACAGCCATTGGATGAATTTTACCAGTTCAAGCGAGAGAAAATGGAAGAAGATCGTTTTCGCATTACCATGTCGGCCACCGATCTGATGCGAAACAGTTTCGGGGCGATCCACGGAGGAGTGATTTCAACGCTGATCGATTCCGCCATGTGCAACGCGGCTGCAGGCGCCGATGAACTGGGAAAGCAGCTGGCCGTCACCGTTGAGATGAAAATCAACTTCCTGCGCCCTGCATTTGGGAATGAATACACCGCCGACGCTCTCGTGGTCTCTCGGGGAAACCGGTTGATTTACACGGAATGCAAGGTGGTTGATGAAAACGGCGAACTGGTGGCAACGGCAAGCGGCACCTATTACCGGAGGAAAAAGTAA